Proteins encoded by one window of Girardinichthys multiradiatus isolate DD_20200921_A chromosome 14, DD_fGirMul_XY1, whole genome shotgun sequence:
- the adgra3 gene encoding adhesion G protein-coupled receptor A3 isoform X1: MRLDWLQLVVVLLLSGLRGSAVPFACKTSDERPRSGGKSPVSDRKVVCSNMDLHQVLPPDSFPNRTVTLILNNNKIQELRSGAFVGLSTLEKLDLRSNIISRIEPGAFLGLGALKKLDLSNNSISCLNGDIFKGLDSLSRLNLSGNMFSSLAQGLFDRLVSLKALEFQTPYLLCDCSLLWLPRWIKDRNVSVKNTKCSYPQSLQGQLIPSLRPELLTCDAPLELPSFQLTPSQRQVVFQGDSLPFQCQASLVAEDMQVLWYQNGRMVKPDATRGIFIEKRIVHNCSLIASALTISNIQPGFMGNWECRVRTSRGNTTRTVHIVVLQSSAKYCAPERVSNNKGEFRWPRTLAGIKAYLLCNLPPSSARAYTGILGEERQAWRYCNPEGLWGEEDYSQCQFQKEVTRFLYVINQMPLNETNVVTKARSLLVYTIDAANLSDKMDIIFMAEMIEKFGKFVEKFKDLGEVMVNMASNLMLADERVLWMAQREAMACTRIIACLQKIAVYRLATAQAFSLTSPNIALEALTVRVNDWNVMTCILFQRPSLERLHGQDRQLTFKCNTTGPFSTYLYKSTIVEASLQLPQSLFSQVVVPGQADDNVYKLYLLGFRNGKFFPSTGNTSLLADGGRRKSVTTPVVMAKIDGISLRVLRTPINITLRRFAHGSDAVSARWNFSLAGGQGGWRSEGCRILESHDNFTTMSCNSLGNYGLLMDLTSADQISPSIQPLHPVIYATSVILLLCLFTIIISYIYHYRSVRVSRKFWHMLVNLCFHISLTCGVFVGGINQTRYANVCQAVGILLHYSTLATALWVGVTARNIYKQITRKAKRYEELDEPPPPPRPMLRFYLIGGGIPIIVCGITAAANVKNYGSQRYAPYCWMAWEPSIGAFYGPAGFIIFVDCMYFLSILLQLRRHPERRYELKESSEEQQHLASVSSEAGPEGPSSNSNPLPVQPQPNEASSSVASAAHAVALSALENEHTFSAQLIGAVGALGLYSVLWVFGAMAVSQDHPFDMAFTCLFGLTALALGVFMVAHHCVNRQDMRRFWLQVFCSGRRAYSAQEEVLLPQTGIAVMSTVTSDNKADGDSTKCGQSSADSSYTNRSAPSVRNSGNGSKLTNLHAEAAQCKAASAPVTANGTAVLDNSLTEHSLDNEIKMHVAPVEVQFHPLSNISDPAANGSTSRHQKNKARAHRASRLTVLREYAYDVPTSVEGSVQSAPNRRHHYYDMAARNSRRAAYMAYRERHQSQLQQDSSDSASLPRRSRFSEKGSGAPLGNGTAVSIEAEQAVPSGSPAASKDAVRQPGSSEPESHSSKSYGLNLVPQNGGTLKKNGQAVPLMNDDGACITTGLWKHETTV, from the exons GGACCTGTCCAACAACAGCATTAGCTGTCTTAACGGAGACATCTTTAAGGGCCTGGACAGCTTGAGTCGACT AAACCTTTCAGGAAACATGTTCTCCTCATTGGCTCAGGGATTGTTTGACAGGCTCGTGTCTCTGAAGGCATT GGAGTTTCAGACACCTTACCTGCTCTGTGACTGCAGCCTCTTGTGGCTGCCGCGTTGGATCAAAGACCGGAACGTTTCTGTGAAGAACACAAAGTGCTCCTACCCTCAGTCGCTCCAGGGTCAGCTCATACCTTCTCTGAGGCCAGAGCTCCTTACATGCG ATGCTCCACTCGAGCTGCCCTCCTTCCAGCTAACTCCGTCCCAACGCCAGGTCGTCTTTCAGGGGGACAGCCTGCCGTTCCAGTGTCAGGCTTCCCTTGTAGCCGAGGACATGCAGGTTCTCTGGTACCAGAATGGCCGCATGGTCAAGCCAGATGCCACTCGGGGCATTTTTATAGAGAAGCGCATTGTGCACAACTGCTCCCTCATTGCTAG TGCCTTAACCATCTCAAACATCCAGCCTGGTTTTATGGGAAACTGGGAGTGTCGGGTCCGGACGAGCCGGGGAAACACAACCAGGACCGTGCACATTGTGGTTCTGCAAAGTTCTGCCAAGTACTGCGCTCCTGAACGGGTTTCCAACAACAAAGGGGAGTTCAG GTGGCCCCGCACTCTGGCAGGAATCAAAGCCTACCTGCTCTGCAACCTACCGCCATCCAGCGCACGTGCCTACACAGGCATCCTGGGCGAGGAACGGCAAGCATGGCGTTACTGCAATCCTGAGGGGCTCTGGGGGGAGGAGGACTACTCCCAGTGTCAGTTTCAGAAAGAGGTCACTCGGTTTCTCTATGTCATCaatcag ATGCCTCTAAACGAGACCAATGTTGTAACCAAAGCTCGAAGCCTGTTGGTCTACACGATCGATGCTGCCAACCTGTCAGACAAGATGGACATCATCTTCATGGCTGAAATGATTGAGAAGTTTGGCAAGTtcgtagagaagtttaaagat CTGGGTGAGGTAATGGTCAACATGGCCAGTAACCTGATGCTGGCCGATGAGAGAGTGCTGTGGATGGCCCAGCGTGAAGCCATGGCGTGCACCCGCATCATTGCCTGCCTACAGAAAATTGCCGTCTACCGCCTGGCCACAGCACAGGCCTTCTCCCTG ACGTCCCCCAACATCGCCCTGGAGGCCCTCACAGTCAGGGTCAACGACTGGAACGTCATGACCTGCATCCTGTTCCAGAGGCCCAGCCTGGAGCGACTGCATGGCCAGGACCGCCAGCTCACGTTCAAATGCAACACCACTGGTCCTTTCTCCACTTACCTCTACAAG AGCACCATAGTGGAGGCTTCGCTGCAGCTCCCGCAGTCTCTTTTCAGCCAGGTTGTTGTTCCTGGGCAGGCAGACGATAACGTCTACAAGCTCTACCTGCTGGGCTTCCGCAACGGCAAGTTTTTCCCCTCTACTGGGAACACCTCCCTTCTGGCTGATGGAGGGAGGAGGAAGAGTGTGACCACCCCTGTTGTCATGGCAAAGATAG ATGGTATCTCTCTGCGTGTCCTGAGGACCCCCATCAACATCACCCTCCGGCGTTTTGCTCACGGCTCTGACGCCGTCTCCGCTCGTTGGAATTTCAGCCTGGCGGGAGGTCAGGGAGGCTGGAGGAGCGAGGGCTGCCGCATCCTGGAGAGTCACGACAACTTCACCACCATGTCCTGCAACTCCCTGGGCAACTATGGTCTGCTTATG GACCTCACCAGTGCTGACCAGATCTCTCCAAGCATCCAGCCTTTACATCCAGTCATCTATGCTACAAGTGTCATCCTACTCCTCTGCTTGTTCACGATCATTATCAGTTATATCTACCACTACAG GTCTGTTCGCGTGAGCCGAAAGTTTTGGCACATGCTGGTCAACCTCTGCTTTCACATCTCACTCACCTGTGGGGTTTTTGTAGGCGGCATCAATCAGACACGATACGCCAACGTCTGCCAAGCA GTGGGCATTCTGTTGCACTATTCGACTCTGGCTACTGCTCTGTGGGTGGGCGTGACTGCACGCAACATATACAAGCAAATTACACGCAAAGCCAAACGCTACGAGGAGCTGGACGAGCCGCCGCCACCCCCAAGACCAATGCTCAG gtTCTACCTAATCGGTGGGGGGATACCCATCATTGTCTGTGGAATCACCGCTGCAGCCAACGTAAAAAACTACGGCAGCCAAAGATATGCACCATA TTGCTGGATGGCATGGGAGCCAAGCATCGGTGCCTTCTACGGACCAGCAGGATTCATCATCTTCGTGGACTGTATGTACTTCCTCAGTATCCTGCTGCAGCTGCGCCGACACCCTGAGCGGCGCTATGAGCTGAAGGAATCTAGCGAAGAGCAGCAACATCTGGCTTCAGTCAGCAGCGAGGCCGGGCCAGAGGGTCCCAGCAGCAACTCTAACCCCCTCCCCGTGCAGCCTCAGCCCAATGAGGCGTCGTCCTCCGTGGCATCCGCCGCCCACGCTGTGGCCCTCTCGGCCCTGGAGAACGAACACACCTTCTCCGCCCAGCTGATTGGGGCGGTGGGGGCCTTAGGGCTGTATTCGGTCCTCTGGGTGTTTGGTGCCATGGCTGTATCACAGGACCATCCTTTTGACATGGCTTTCACCTGCCTCTTCGGCCTGACTGCGCTGGCGCTCGGGGTGTTCATGGTGGCACACCACTGCGTCAACCGGCAGGATATGAGGCGATTTTGGTTGCAGGTTTTTTGCTCTGGAAGGCGAGCTTACTCTGCACAGGAGGAGGTCCTTCTGCCTCAGACGGGCATCGCTGTGATGTCAACGGTGACGTCTGATAATAAGGCTGACGGGGATTCAACAAAATGTGGCCAGAGCAGCGCGGATTCTTCTTACACCAACAGGAGCGCCCCAAGTGTGCGCAACTCAGGCAATGGGAGCAAGCTGACCAACCTACATGCAGAGGCGGCTCAGTGCAAGGCCGCCTCAGCTCCTGTGACGGCCAATGGCACCGCTGTTCTAGACAACAGTCTGACTGAGCATTCATTAGACAACGAGATTAAAATGCACGTAGCACCGGTTGAGGTGCAGTTCCACCCGTTGAGCAACATCAGCGATCCGGCAGCTAACGGAAGTACGAGCAGGCATCAGAAGAACAAAGCTCGAGCGCACAGGGCCAGTCGGCTGACTGTGCTGCGAGAGTACGCCTACGATGTTCCCACAAGCGTGGAGGGCAGCGTGCAGAGCGCCCCCAACAGGCGGCACCATTACTACGACATGGCCGCGCGCAACAGCCGACGCGCGGCTTACATGGCCTACAGGGAGCGCCACCAGAGCCAGCTGCAGCAGGACAGCAGCGACAGCGCGAGCCTGCCTCGGCGCTCCCGCTTCTCCGAGAAAGGAAGCGGTGCTCCGCTTGGAAACGGGACTGCTGTGAGCATAGAGGCAGAGCAGGCGGTTCCATCTGGATCACCAGCTGCCAGTAAAGACGCTGTACGACAGCCAGGCAGCTCGGAACCAGAAAGCCACAGCAGCAAGTCGTACGGACTCAACCTGGTCCCTCAAAACGGCGgcacactgaaaaaaaatggACAAGCAGTGCCTTTAATGAACGATGACGGTGCCTGCATAACAACAGGCCTGTGGAAACATGAAACTACTGTGTAG
- the adgra3 gene encoding adhesion G protein-coupled receptor A3 isoform X2 — protein MFSSLAQGLFDRLVSLKALEFQTPYLLCDCSLLWLPRWIKDRNVSVKNTKCSYPQSLQGQLIPSLRPELLTCDAPLELPSFQLTPSQRQVVFQGDSLPFQCQASLVAEDMQVLWYQNGRMVKPDATRGIFIEKRIVHNCSLIASALTISNIQPGFMGNWECRVRTSRGNTTRTVHIVVLQSSAKYCAPERVSNNKGEFRWPRTLAGIKAYLLCNLPPSSARAYTGILGEERQAWRYCNPEGLWGEEDYSQCQFQKEVTRFLYVINQMPLNETNVVTKARSLLVYTIDAANLSDKMDIIFMAEMIEKFGKFVEKFKDLGEVMVNMASNLMLADERVLWMAQREAMACTRIIACLQKIAVYRLATAQAFSLTSPNIALEALTVRVNDWNVMTCILFQRPSLERLHGQDRQLTFKCNTTGPFSTYLYKSTIVEASLQLPQSLFSQVVVPGQADDNVYKLYLLGFRNGKFFPSTGNTSLLADGGRRKSVTTPVVMAKIDGISLRVLRTPINITLRRFAHGSDAVSARWNFSLAGGQGGWRSEGCRILESHDNFTTMSCNSLGNYGLLMDLTSADQISPSIQPLHPVIYATSVILLLCLFTIIISYIYHYRSVRVSRKFWHMLVNLCFHISLTCGVFVGGINQTRYANVCQAVGILLHYSTLATALWVGVTARNIYKQITRKAKRYEELDEPPPPPRPMLRFYLIGGGIPIIVCGITAAANVKNYGSQRYAPYCWMAWEPSIGAFYGPAGFIIFVDCMYFLSILLQLRRHPERRYELKESSEEQQHLASVSSEAGPEGPSSNSNPLPVQPQPNEASSSVASAAHAVALSALENEHTFSAQLIGAVGALGLYSVLWVFGAMAVSQDHPFDMAFTCLFGLTALALGVFMVAHHCVNRQDMRRFWLQVFCSGRRAYSAQEEVLLPQTGIAVMSTVTSDNKADGDSTKCGQSSADSSYTNRSAPSVRNSGNGSKLTNLHAEAAQCKAASAPVTANGTAVLDNSLTEHSLDNEIKMHVAPVEVQFHPLSNISDPAANGSTSRHQKNKARAHRASRLTVLREYAYDVPTSVEGSVQSAPNRRHHYYDMAARNSRRAAYMAYRERHQSQLQQDSSDSASLPRRSRFSEKGSGAPLGNGTAVSIEAEQAVPSGSPAASKDAVRQPGSSEPESHSSKSYGLNLVPQNGGTLKKNGQAVPLMNDDGACITTGLWKHETTV, from the exons ATGTTCTCCTCATTGGCTCAGGGATTGTTTGACAGGCTCGTGTCTCTGAAGGCATT GGAGTTTCAGACACCTTACCTGCTCTGTGACTGCAGCCTCTTGTGGCTGCCGCGTTGGATCAAAGACCGGAACGTTTCTGTGAAGAACACAAAGTGCTCCTACCCTCAGTCGCTCCAGGGTCAGCTCATACCTTCTCTGAGGCCAGAGCTCCTTACATGCG ATGCTCCACTCGAGCTGCCCTCCTTCCAGCTAACTCCGTCCCAACGCCAGGTCGTCTTTCAGGGGGACAGCCTGCCGTTCCAGTGTCAGGCTTCCCTTGTAGCCGAGGACATGCAGGTTCTCTGGTACCAGAATGGCCGCATGGTCAAGCCAGATGCCACTCGGGGCATTTTTATAGAGAAGCGCATTGTGCACAACTGCTCCCTCATTGCTAG TGCCTTAACCATCTCAAACATCCAGCCTGGTTTTATGGGAAACTGGGAGTGTCGGGTCCGGACGAGCCGGGGAAACACAACCAGGACCGTGCACATTGTGGTTCTGCAAAGTTCTGCCAAGTACTGCGCTCCTGAACGGGTTTCCAACAACAAAGGGGAGTTCAG GTGGCCCCGCACTCTGGCAGGAATCAAAGCCTACCTGCTCTGCAACCTACCGCCATCCAGCGCACGTGCCTACACAGGCATCCTGGGCGAGGAACGGCAAGCATGGCGTTACTGCAATCCTGAGGGGCTCTGGGGGGAGGAGGACTACTCCCAGTGTCAGTTTCAGAAAGAGGTCACTCGGTTTCTCTATGTCATCaatcag ATGCCTCTAAACGAGACCAATGTTGTAACCAAAGCTCGAAGCCTGTTGGTCTACACGATCGATGCTGCCAACCTGTCAGACAAGATGGACATCATCTTCATGGCTGAAATGATTGAGAAGTTTGGCAAGTtcgtagagaagtttaaagat CTGGGTGAGGTAATGGTCAACATGGCCAGTAACCTGATGCTGGCCGATGAGAGAGTGCTGTGGATGGCCCAGCGTGAAGCCATGGCGTGCACCCGCATCATTGCCTGCCTACAGAAAATTGCCGTCTACCGCCTGGCCACAGCACAGGCCTTCTCCCTG ACGTCCCCCAACATCGCCCTGGAGGCCCTCACAGTCAGGGTCAACGACTGGAACGTCATGACCTGCATCCTGTTCCAGAGGCCCAGCCTGGAGCGACTGCATGGCCAGGACCGCCAGCTCACGTTCAAATGCAACACCACTGGTCCTTTCTCCACTTACCTCTACAAG AGCACCATAGTGGAGGCTTCGCTGCAGCTCCCGCAGTCTCTTTTCAGCCAGGTTGTTGTTCCTGGGCAGGCAGACGATAACGTCTACAAGCTCTACCTGCTGGGCTTCCGCAACGGCAAGTTTTTCCCCTCTACTGGGAACACCTCCCTTCTGGCTGATGGAGGGAGGAGGAAGAGTGTGACCACCCCTGTTGTCATGGCAAAGATAG ATGGTATCTCTCTGCGTGTCCTGAGGACCCCCATCAACATCACCCTCCGGCGTTTTGCTCACGGCTCTGACGCCGTCTCCGCTCGTTGGAATTTCAGCCTGGCGGGAGGTCAGGGAGGCTGGAGGAGCGAGGGCTGCCGCATCCTGGAGAGTCACGACAACTTCACCACCATGTCCTGCAACTCCCTGGGCAACTATGGTCTGCTTATG GACCTCACCAGTGCTGACCAGATCTCTCCAAGCATCCAGCCTTTACATCCAGTCATCTATGCTACAAGTGTCATCCTACTCCTCTGCTTGTTCACGATCATTATCAGTTATATCTACCACTACAG GTCTGTTCGCGTGAGCCGAAAGTTTTGGCACATGCTGGTCAACCTCTGCTTTCACATCTCACTCACCTGTGGGGTTTTTGTAGGCGGCATCAATCAGACACGATACGCCAACGTCTGCCAAGCA GTGGGCATTCTGTTGCACTATTCGACTCTGGCTACTGCTCTGTGGGTGGGCGTGACTGCACGCAACATATACAAGCAAATTACACGCAAAGCCAAACGCTACGAGGAGCTGGACGAGCCGCCGCCACCCCCAAGACCAATGCTCAG gtTCTACCTAATCGGTGGGGGGATACCCATCATTGTCTGTGGAATCACCGCTGCAGCCAACGTAAAAAACTACGGCAGCCAAAGATATGCACCATA TTGCTGGATGGCATGGGAGCCAAGCATCGGTGCCTTCTACGGACCAGCAGGATTCATCATCTTCGTGGACTGTATGTACTTCCTCAGTATCCTGCTGCAGCTGCGCCGACACCCTGAGCGGCGCTATGAGCTGAAGGAATCTAGCGAAGAGCAGCAACATCTGGCTTCAGTCAGCAGCGAGGCCGGGCCAGAGGGTCCCAGCAGCAACTCTAACCCCCTCCCCGTGCAGCCTCAGCCCAATGAGGCGTCGTCCTCCGTGGCATCCGCCGCCCACGCTGTGGCCCTCTCGGCCCTGGAGAACGAACACACCTTCTCCGCCCAGCTGATTGGGGCGGTGGGGGCCTTAGGGCTGTATTCGGTCCTCTGGGTGTTTGGTGCCATGGCTGTATCACAGGACCATCCTTTTGACATGGCTTTCACCTGCCTCTTCGGCCTGACTGCGCTGGCGCTCGGGGTGTTCATGGTGGCACACCACTGCGTCAACCGGCAGGATATGAGGCGATTTTGGTTGCAGGTTTTTTGCTCTGGAAGGCGAGCTTACTCTGCACAGGAGGAGGTCCTTCTGCCTCAGACGGGCATCGCTGTGATGTCAACGGTGACGTCTGATAATAAGGCTGACGGGGATTCAACAAAATGTGGCCAGAGCAGCGCGGATTCTTCTTACACCAACAGGAGCGCCCCAAGTGTGCGCAACTCAGGCAATGGGAGCAAGCTGACCAACCTACATGCAGAGGCGGCTCAGTGCAAGGCCGCCTCAGCTCCTGTGACGGCCAATGGCACCGCTGTTCTAGACAACAGTCTGACTGAGCATTCATTAGACAACGAGATTAAAATGCACGTAGCACCGGTTGAGGTGCAGTTCCACCCGTTGAGCAACATCAGCGATCCGGCAGCTAACGGAAGTACGAGCAGGCATCAGAAGAACAAAGCTCGAGCGCACAGGGCCAGTCGGCTGACTGTGCTGCGAGAGTACGCCTACGATGTTCCCACAAGCGTGGAGGGCAGCGTGCAGAGCGCCCCCAACAGGCGGCACCATTACTACGACATGGCCGCGCGCAACAGCCGACGCGCGGCTTACATGGCCTACAGGGAGCGCCACCAGAGCCAGCTGCAGCAGGACAGCAGCGACAGCGCGAGCCTGCCTCGGCGCTCCCGCTTCTCCGAGAAAGGAAGCGGTGCTCCGCTTGGAAACGGGACTGCTGTGAGCATAGAGGCAGAGCAGGCGGTTCCATCTGGATCACCAGCTGCCAGTAAAGACGCTGTACGACAGCCAGGCAGCTCGGAACCAGAAAGCCACAGCAGCAAGTCGTACGGACTCAACCTGGTCCCTCAAAACGGCGgcacactgaaaaaaaatggACAAGCAGTGCCTTTAATGAACGATGACGGTGCCTGCATAACAACAGGCCTGTGGAAACATGAAACTACTGTGTAG